The genomic segment GATTGTGTTCGTAAATTGATAAAGTTAGATCGGTAGATGAATTATAATTTGTATCTAAACCAATAGTTCGAATATTTCTCGCTTTTAAGATATTCACTTCTTCAGACATATCATATGGATTATCAAAAATAACTAAATCGCACTGGATTGAGCCGAAATTAAGATTTACGTGATTTAAATCAATAAACTCAGAGTGAAAATTTTTATTCAAATAGTTATGTAGAGAAAGAGATCTTCTATAGTGACCAAAGCCAATCTTATCATTTGAACAAGTTAATATCAAAATCCTTTTCATTCTATGTCTATGTCTATGTCTTCAAGTTTTAATCTTTCACCAAATTCTAGATCACGTTTAACTGGTTTATTGAGTACAGAGTCAAAATATTTTGGTGCTAAGCCCAGCCCCGGTCTAACTGATTTAATATTGTTTGGAGTTAGTAGCTCACCCTTTTTTATATTTTTTGAAACATATAAAGATCTTTTCCCCCTTAAGTTATTCTTTGAAGATTTCGTGAGATCAAAATTAGCAACGCCAATTGCTGACTCAACTTTTCTTATCGAGGAAACCATTTGTTTGAACTCAACAAAATCAAGAGAAAAGAAGGAGTCAACTCCTGTGTTAGATTTATCAACTGTAAAATGTTTTTCAATAATTTTGGCTCCAAGAGCTACTGAAGCAATAGGTACTTCAATACCGAGTGTATGATCTGATAAACCAGCTATGCAATTATATCTTTTTCTTATTTCGGGTATTGTTGCAAGATTAATTTCATCAAGTGGCGCAGGATAAGCGGTTGTGCATTTTAAAAAAGCATATTGATAACAACCATTATCCTCAAGCGTTTTAATTGCAAGTTCAATATCTTCAACGGTCGCCAAACCTGTTGAAAGGATTATTGGTTTATTTGTAAGTGCGACTTTCTTGATTAACTGAAGATCATTTATTTCAGGAGATGCGATTTTGTATGCAGGAGTATTTAAGCTTTCAAGCAAGTCAACCGCTGTTTCATCAAATGGGCTAGAAAAGATATCTATTCCAACTTCATGCGCTACTTTGAATAATTTTTTATGCCATTCCCAA from the Bacteriovorax sp. Seq25_V genome contains:
- the pseI gene encoding pseudaminic acid synthase — encoded protein: MIFKINGTEISDLSPAYIIAEMSGNHNGDINYAIEIIKKAKEAGADAVKLQTYKASTITLDSNKEDFLLPKDSPWAGSKNLYSLYEEAHTPWEWHKKLFKVAHEVGIDIFSSPFDETAVDLLESLNTPAYKIASPEINDLQLIKKVALTNKPIILSTGLATVEDIELAIKTLEDNGCYQYAFLKCTTAYPAPLDEINLATIPEIRKRYNCIAGLSDHTLGIEVPIASVALGAKIIEKHFTVDKSNTGVDSFFSLDFVEFKQMVSSIRKVESAIGVANFDLTKSSKNNLRGKRSLYVSKNIKKGELLTPNNIKSVRPGLGLAPKYFDSVLNKPVKRDLEFGERLKLEDIDIDIE